The Enterobacter asburiae sequence CCTCTGTCGCTGAAGCATAATCTTCCGCCAGAAAATGGATGATTTGTGACTTATTTCACAAATATGATGACTGGGAAGATAAAACACCAAAGTCAGCAAGGCCGCATCTCTGGTGCGACGTTAAGGCGCGTAACTTGCTAATCTGACGGCGAATTCGCCTAAAAATGAAGACTATTTCTGTATGGAATCCTGGAAAGTTAATCTCATCTCGGTCTGGTTCGGCTGCTTCTTTACAGGGCTTGCCATCAGCCAGATCCTGCCGTTCCTGCCGCTGTACGTCTCGCAGCTGGGGGTCACCTCGCATGAAGCGCTCTCCATGTGGTCCGGCCTGACGTTCAGCGTCACGTTTCTGGTTTCCGCCATTGTGTCACCGATGTGGGGCAGCCTGGCCGACAGGAAAGGGCGCAAGCTGATGCTGCTGCGCGCCTCGCTCGGGATGGCGATAGCTATTCTGCTCCAGGCCTTTGCCACCAACGTCTGGCAGCTGTTTTTCCTGCGGGCGGTGATGGGGCTGACGTCCGGGTATATTCCCAACGCCATGGCGCTGGTTGCCTCTCAGGTGCCGCGCGAGCGCAGCGGCTGGGCGCTGAGTACGCTCTCTACCGCCCAGATCAGCGGCGTTATCGGCGGCCCGCTGCTGGGGGGCTTTCTGGCTGACCACGTCGGGCTGCGCGCGGTGTTCATCATCACCGCGATCCTGCTGGTGATCAGCTTTCTGGTTACGCTCTTTCTTATCAAAGAGGGTGGCCGCCCCGTTATCAGTAAATCTGAGCGCCTGAGCGGCAGGGCCGTCTTCGCCTCGCTGCCTTACCCGGGACTCGTGATTAGCCTGTTTGTCACCACCATGGTGATCCAGCTCTGCAACGGTTCGGTCGGCCCGATTCTGGCGCTGTTTATTAAGTCGAT is a genomic window containing:
- a CDS encoding multidrug efflux MFS transporter; amino-acid sequence: MESWKVNLISVWFGCFFTGLAISQILPFLPLYVSQLGVTSHEALSMWSGLTFSVTFLVSAIVSPMWGSLADRKGRKLMLLRASLGMAIAILLQAFATNVWQLFFLRAVMGLTSGYIPNAMALVASQVPRERSGWALSTLSTAQISGVIGGPLLGGFLADHVGLRAVFIITAILLVISFLVTLFLIKEGGRPVISKSERLSGRAVFASLPYPGLVISLFVTTMVIQLCNGSVGPILALFIKSMEPDSNNIAFLSGMIAAVPGVSALISAPRLGKLGDRIGTARILMATLIFAVVLFFAMSFVTSPLQLGVLRFLLGFADGAMLPAVQTLLVKYSSDQVTGRIFGYNQSFMYLGNVAGPLIGASVSAMAGFRWVFAATAIVVLINIIQLAIALRRRRQIAESKSAK